A stretch of DNA from Pseudoalteromonas ruthenica:
CTCAATCATCTCGGTGAGCTTATCAGCGGTACTGTTGGCATCACGCTTGAGCTTTTCGAAGGCTCCCTGGAAGTCACTATCAATACGCTTAGTTAAATCACCATGAGCTAATGAATCCAGCATAGTGGCCGTTTCATCCACTGCTTCATCCACCACCTCTACCAGTTGGTTAAGGCCTTTAGATAAACGCAGGAAGAAGTCATCTTTGCCATCTAAACTCACGCGAGCATTCAGCTCCCCTCTGCGAGCAGCGCCTACTAAGTCATTGATTTCTTTCTCAATAGAGACCTCTGCAGTGCGATCGTCCCACTCGACTACGGTCCCCGCACGCTCACCTTCCTCGGTTAATATTGGATTGGCAACTAATCCGAAGGTCCGCCCACCGACGACAATCTCTGTACTGTAGGTGGTAGAGAGTTTCTCTAACATTGAGCGTTGATGCGCTGGGTTTTTATGAAATACATCAATGTTTTGACCAACCAAGTTGTTACTGTCGAAGTTGGGTAAGTCTTTGCGTAAGTCTCGCTCAGCATTGCGCATCATGTTGACCACCGCCTCGTTCAAATACACGATATTATGGTCATTGTCGGCAATCATGGTATTGGTCGAGACATTATCTAAGGCACGGCGTACACGTAGGTTCTCTCGTGCTGCCTGTTTTTGTTTCTCCTCTCGAGCAAGCTCTTCGGTCATATCCTGCCATTCAACAATGGTCCCTAGACGCTTGCCATCTTCGTCAACCCAAGGCGTTGCTATTAGGTTGAAAGTCAGCCCGGCAAGTTTAAGGTTAGTGTTGTAGGGTTCATCAAGTTTTGCCAGCATTGCCCGCTGGTGCGACGGTTTAGCATGGAAGTCATCCACGCACGTTCCTATCAAGTCATCCACTTTAAAGTTAGGCAATGCTGATTGAATTTGTTTCTCGCGATTGCGCAGCATGGCTTTGACTTGTTCGTTAACAAACACAATATTAAGGTCGTTGTCAGCCATCATGACATTGGCTTGGCAAACCTTTAATGCACTTGCTAGGCGCGCTGACTCCCGTGCTTGTCGTTCTTGTTGGCGCTGCTCGGTGATATCAATGGCATATTTCACTACCTTTACAGGGTCACCATTCATATCAAAAATAGGGTTGTAGGATGCTTGGATCCATATTTCTGCGCCATTCTTACCGATACGTTTGTATTGTCCTGAATTATACTCACCTTGGCTTAAGCGCTGCCAAAAAACGGTATACTCAGGGCTCGCCGCCTCCTCAGGGGTGACAAACATGCGGTGATGCTGGCCTTTAATTTCTTCCAAGCGGTAGCCCAAGGTTGATAAGAAGTTATCATTGGCAGTGATAATGGTGCCATCTAACTCAAACTCTATCACCGCCTGCGCCCGTGATATCGCTTTTGCTCGTCCTTCTAGCTCGGCTCGCTTGAGCTTAGATTCAGTAATATCGGTGGCAAACTTGACCACCTTAACGACCTCACCCTGCTGATTCATGACGGGGTTATACGATGCTTGGATCCAGATATCTTCTCCAGATTTGTCTACACGCCGAAACTCATCGCTAATATATTCGCCGGCGCTTAAACGCTGCCAAAAACGTTTATATTCGGGGCTTGAAGCCTCCTTGGCGTCGACAAATAATCGGTGATGTTGGCCTTGGATTTCTTCAAGGTTATAACCCATCACGCGCAGGAAGTTATCATTAGCGGTTAAGATATTCCCCGATGGGGTGAATTCGATCACTGCTTGAGACCTGTTTAATGCCTTTAATAGCATTGTGTCTTCATTTGAAGTGTTTGATTCCTTAGTAAACCAGCCCATGCTTTTCCACCCTGTTAGTACTTGTTCGCCATTAACAATCGAGTATTTTTGGCAAATCCAGAAGAATGACCATGGTTTCCCCTACATTAACGAGTCGCTCCACTAATTCGTTGTCGCTTGAATCGTTAAATTCCGGGATCCCTTTCGCATCCTGTTGATTAATTGCGTAAACATCGGACACAGCGTCAACCACCAAGCCCATTACCTTAGTTTTCTCTCTTACTTGCTCTTTAACCACGATGACGACCGTCAGTGGTCCGTAAGGCTGTGGCTCAATCCCAAAGCGCAAACGCAAGTCAATGATCGGTACGATAGTTCCCCTGAGGTTAATGACCCCTTTGATATAATCTGGGGCATTAGGAATCGCAGTTATTTCCTCCCAACCACGTATTTCTTGTACACTCAGGATATCCATGCCGTACTCTTCGTCAGCCATCATGAATGTCAGGTATTGCTGAATGTGACCCTGATTATTCTGCAAGATAATATGTTCGTTAATGCCTTCTACTTTCATACCTGCTCCTCATGCAGGGCTGCAGCATCAATGAGTGCCTCTTGTGCACCTGGCTTTTTCAAACCGGCCATTTTGGTTAACCCGGCAATATCAACGATCAGCGATACCCGCCCATCTCCGAGAATAGTTGCACCGGAAACACCATCAACCTTCTGATAGTTCGCCTCTAAACTTTTTATTACCACTTGCTGTTGCGCTAGTAAGTCATCCACCAGCAGACCCACTTTTTGGTTATCACACTCGACCACGACCAGAAGAGCTTTATCAAGTTCGGTAATGGCATCATGATGATTGAACAGTTGGTATAACCGTAAAATGGGAATGTATTCATCACGCAGCCGCAGTACCTCCAAGCTTTTGCCGACCCGGCTGACCTTATTCGTATCAATTTGTAATGACTCAACGATGGTAATGAGCGGCACAATATAGGTATGTTCGGCAATGCGGACCAGTTGACCATCTAAAATAGCGAGCGTTAGTGGCAAACGGATGGTAAAAGTTGACCCCGTTCCGGGTGTCGACACCACTTCGATAGAACCGCTTAAGGAGCTAATGTTCTGGCGCACCACATCCATCCCGACGCCGCGCCCGGAGATGTCACTCACTTCGTCGGCTGTGGAGAACCCTGGTTCGAAAATGAGCTCGTTAATGTCGTCGTCACTGAGCTCTTCATTGCCATCGATTAGGCCATTAGCGATGGCTTTTTCTCTGATTTTTTCGGTATTTAGGCCTCGGCCATCGTCCATTATTTCAATCACAATATTGCCGCCTTGGTGAAAGGCGTTGAGTGTCACCGTGCCAATTTCAGGTTTACCACTTTGTTTACGCTGTTCTGGCGTCTCTAGGCCGTGATCTAACGAATTGCGCACTAAATGCACCATGGGATCAGAGATCTTCTCCATCACTGTTTTATCAAGCTCGGTACCCTCGCCAAGAATTTTTAACTCCACCTGCTTACCGAGTTTTTGCGATATATCTCGCACTAAACGTGGGAATCGGCTGAATACAAAGCTAATTGGCAGCATGCGAATACGCATGACATTTTCTTGTAAATCGCGGGTATTATGCGCTAACTGTGCAAGCCCTTCCTGCAGCGCAGCCAGGGTATTTTCGGTCACTTCCTGCTCACCCAGTTGGCTGAGCATGGATTGCGTAATAACCAGTTCACCCACCATATTGATTAACGAGTCAATTTTATCTATGCCAACACGGATGGAAGTCGACTCATTAGATTTAGCTTTATTTGCTTTGCCTTTACTTGCCGGTGCTTGAGTCGCTTGGGCCACCGGTTCGTTTTCACTTGATTGCTGTGCAGCATCATCGTGCTCCAGTGGTTCAGTCGGCGCGGATGATTCCTGCTCTGAGAACAAACCTCCGCACAGACTAATATCGATATCAGCATCATCTTCTACCCACTCAAACACTTCCTTAATTTGCTCTTGTGTTGCTTCAGTTTGCAAAAATACTTTCCAAGACATGAAGCATTCATCACCCTGTAGATTCTGAATTTCAGGGATGGCGGATAAATCAGCTTCAACTTCAATGGATCCGAGATCCCCCAAGTCACTGAGCATAAACAGGGGTTCATTGCCTGTTTTGAATAAATGATGGTGCGGTTTAAATAAAATTTGATAGGTGTTAGTTTCTGCTTGCTGCGACGGTGAAGCGCTCGCTTCGTTTTCGTTGGCCGCCACTTCCCCTTCACTTAGACCGAGAATTTCCTCAAATTGTTGCTGTAGCTCCTTGGCAGTGTGTAATTCTGGCTCTTGTTCGCTTTGCAGTGCCTGCAACATCTCTCGCAAGCAGTCGACCGAACGCAATAGCAGGTTTACGTGCTGTGCTTCAAGTTGACGCTGACCTTGGCGTATTTGGTCCAGCAAGGTTTCTAAAACGTGGGTAAAATCGGACACTGAAGTGAACCCAAAAGTACCACTGCCGCCTTTGATTGAGTGGGCTGCGCGGAAGATGGTATTGAGCGTTTCGCTATCGGCTTCGCCTGGAGTAAGATTTAACAGCTCACTCTCCATGGCATCAAGGCCCTCGAAACTCTCCTCAAAGAAAACTTCGAAAAATTGGCTGAGATCGATACTCATAGCCGCGCAGCCTTAGCGAATTACTTTTTTCATTACTGCAAGTAGTTGGTCTGGATTAAAGGGTTTAACTATCCAGCCGGTGGCCCCCGCAGCCTTGCCCTCAGACTTTTTATCTAGCCCGGATTCGGTAGTAAGCATAAGCAAAGGGGTAAATTTGTAATCACCTAAGGTTCTTAGCTCTCGAATCAAGGTGATGCCATCCATAACCGGCATATTGACGTCTGAAATCACGGCGTCGAACTTATCCTTTTTGGCGATCGCTAACGCTTCACTGCCATCTTTCGCTTCAGTGACTTCATAACCTGCCTTTTTCAAGGTAAAGCTCACCATTTGACGCATTGAAGCTGAGTCATCCACGGCTAGAATCTTCGTCATACCCACCCCTAATTTAGTTTCCATTTAGCGCTAAATAATTGGCTACACCCAAGCTTTGACAAGCGTTTATGAGCGCTTCACTCGAGCCTTCCCATGTAATGCTGTGATCGCCAAGTTGTAATGCTTTTTGTAACGCACACAAAAGCTGAATACAGGCAGTATCGGCGCGAGTTACATCGCTCATATCCAAACAAAGATCACTGCCCTGCTGGAGCTGCTTCAGTAGCTCTGCCTGTAAATTTTCAACTTGTGAAATGGTTAATTCGTTAGGCAACCTAAACATAAATTATGCTTGAGCATTTAACATTTCTCATATCAAAAGCTTAGACCTAGTTAGTTAGATTGCCAGCGAATTTTGTAAAAAAATCTTTAAATAAATAGAGAGTTAGGTGAATTGGCTGCCTATGTATAGACAACCGAAGGGGGACACGCTGATACTTGCTCAGCCACCGTAGTAGCTGAGTATAGATTTAAGGTCCTTGATCATGGTGTCTGTATTAATGGTTGGTACACTGCCAGCTTTAAATTCAGGTTTGAAGATAGCCCGTATTTTCCCATGCGGATCGACCAGTGCCACTGAGGCACTGTGGTCCACTAAATAGTCTCCTGTTTGCTCTTCAGTCACTGCATAAATTAGCCCTAAATTCTGGACAAAGGGGTAAAGCGCCTTGTGCGGTCCCGACACGGCCTGATAATTAGGATTAAAGTAATTAATATACTGTAGACGCTTTTGTGCAGTATCGCGATTAGGATCTACTGATATAAACCAAACGTTTATATCTTCTATGGCAAGCTTTTTTTCTACCTGCCGGAGCTTTGCCAAGGTCATGGGACACACATCAGGGCAACTGGTGTAACCTAAAAACAGCAAATCCCACTGCGATTTTAAGTCATCAACGCCGACATCGTTGCCGTGTTGATTTTTCAGCTTAAATGGCTTCACGACTTTGGCTGGCTCATACACCAGCGCATCAACCTCTAATGTCGGCTTTGAACACCCTTGTAGCAGAACAGAAAATAGCGCGGCCGCGCCTAATTTACGCCACATAAAACATCCACTTATCTATGAACAATGCGACAAAGAGTACCATTAAATGCACAATTGAAAACTTAAAAACGGCCATTGCACTGCGATGGTCCTGTTCGCGCTTTAAACGCCAAGCGTAGGCAATAAACACACCATTAAGAATAACTGCTGATAACAAGTAAAATAGCCCTGACATACCAATTAAATAGGGCAAGATGCACACTAAGGCGAGAATCACGGTATACGCCAATACACATGTTTTACAAAAATCGATACCGTGCGTCACAGGTAGCATAGGCACATTCGCTCGACGATAATCTGCCTCTCTAGCAATAGCTAAAGCCCAAAAATGCGGAGGGGTCCAAGTAAAAATGATCATCACCAAGAGCCATGGTGCTGCAGCAAGTTGACCCGTTTCACTAACCCAACCAAGCAAAGGAGGCATCGCCCCTGCAAGCCCCCCGATAACAATATTTTGAGGCGTTGCCCGCTTTAGAAATAATGTATATACAACTGCGTAACCCACCAGTGCCATCAGCGTCAAAATGGCACACAGCCAGTTAGCAGCGCTAACCAAAGCAGCAAACCCAAGCCCACCAATCAGTGCTGCAAACATAAAGCCATTGCGCTCACTCACTCTGCCACGGGCCACCGGGCGATGGCGAGTGCGAGCCATTTTCATATCAATTTCTCGGTCCACAATATGGTTAATCACCGCTGCGGCTGCTGATAATAAGCCAATACCCAGTAAGCTCACAGCTTGTAATAGCCAACTGCGCCCCATGTCGGGAGCTAAAGCTACGCCAACCCAAGCGGTTAATACCAACATCAGCACAACCTTCGCTTTGCACATGGCTAAATAATCACGCCATGTGGTGTC
This window harbors:
- a CDS encoding response regulator; the protein is MTKILAVDDSASMRQMVSFTLKKAGYEVTEAKDGSEALAIAKKDKFDAVISDVNMPVMDGITLIRELRTLGDYKFTPLLMLTTESGLDKKSEGKAAGATGWIVKPFNPDQLLAVMKKVIR
- a CDS encoding chemotaxis protein CheA; translated protein: MSIDLSQFFEVFFEESFEGLDAMESELLNLTPGEADSETLNTIFRAAHSIKGGSGTFGFTSVSDFTHVLETLLDQIRQGQRQLEAQHVNLLLRSVDCLREMLQALQSEQEPELHTAKELQQQFEEILGLSEGEVAANENEASASPSQQAETNTYQILFKPHHHLFKTGNEPLFMLSDLGDLGSIEVEADLSAIPEIQNLQGDECFMSWKVFLQTEATQEQIKEVFEWVEDDADIDISLCGGLFSEQESSAPTEPLEHDDAAQQSSENEPVAQATQAPASKGKANKAKSNESTSIRVGIDKIDSLINMVGELVITQSMLSQLGEQEVTENTLAALQEGLAQLAHNTRDLQENVMRIRMLPISFVFSRFPRLVRDISQKLGKQVELKILGEGTELDKTVMEKISDPMVHLVRNSLDHGLETPEQRKQSGKPEIGTVTLNAFHQGGNIVIEIMDDGRGLNTEKIREKAIANGLIDGNEELSDDDINELIFEPGFSTADEVSDISGRGVGMDVVRQNISSLSGSIEVVSTPGTGSTFTIRLPLTLAILDGQLVRIAEHTYIVPLITIVESLQIDTNKVSRVGKSLEVLRLRDEYIPILRLYQLFNHHDAITELDKALLVVVECDNQKVGLLVDDLLAQQQVVIKSLEANYQKVDGVSGATILGDGRVSLIVDIAGLTKMAGLKKPGAQEALIDAAALHEEQV
- a CDS encoding methyl-accepting chemotaxis protein; the protein is MGWFTKESNTSNEDTMLLKALNRSQAVIEFTPSGNILTANDNFLRVMGYNLEEIQGQHHRLFVDAKEASSPEYKRFWQRLSAGEYISDEFRRVDKSGEDIWIQASYNPVMNQQGEVVKVVKFATDITESKLKRAELEGRAKAISRAQAVIEFELDGTIITANDNFLSTLGYRLEEIKGQHHRMFVTPEEAASPEYTVFWQRLSQGEYNSGQYKRIGKNGAEIWIQASYNPIFDMNGDPVKVVKYAIDITEQRQQERQARESARLASALKVCQANVMMADNDLNIVFVNEQVKAMLRNREKQIQSALPNFKVDDLIGTCVDDFHAKPSHQRAMLAKLDEPYNTNLKLAGLTFNLIATPWVDEDGKRLGTIVEWQDMTEELAREEKQKQAARENLRVRRALDNVSTNTMIADNDHNIVYLNEAVVNMMRNAERDLRKDLPNFDSNNLVGQNIDVFHKNPAHQRSMLEKLSTTYSTEIVVGGRTFGLVANPILTEEGERAGTVVEWDDRTAEVSIEKEINDLVGAARRGELNARVSLDGKDDFFLRLSKGLNQLVEVVDEAVDETATMLDSLAHGDLTKRIDSDFQGAFEKLKRDANSTADKLTEMIEKITSSANLVATGAEEISQGNTDLSQRTEEQASSLEETASSMEEMTSTVKQNADNAKVASELAEKTCDKAKQGGDVVNRAVSGMAEINEASKKIADIIGVIDEIAFQTNLLALNAAVEAARAGEQGRGFAVVAGEVRNLAQRSAGAAKEIKELIRDSVGKVEDGTVLVNESGATLQDIVESVQKVTQMISDISEASIEQSSGIEQVNKAVAQMDEMTQQNAALVEQASAASESMAEQANSMRQLLSFFSINMQAALPDMSTSPSSAVKRLNGAKTQANKSPAPSGNNFVDDGDEWEEF
- the cyoE gene encoding heme o synthase: MSKAIYWQYGDSKDTTWRDYLAMCKAKVVLMLVLTAWVGVALAPDMGRSWLLQAVSLLGIGLLSAAAAVINHIVDREIDMKMARTRHRPVARGRVSERNGFMFAALIGGLGFAALVSAANWLCAILTLMALVGYAVVYTLFLKRATPQNIVIGGLAGAMPPLLGWVSETGQLAAAPWLLVMIIFTWTPPHFWALAIAREADYRRANVPMLPVTHGIDFCKTCVLAYTVILALVCILPYLIGMSGLFYLLSAVILNGVFIAYAWRLKREQDHRSAMAVFKFSIVHLMVLFVALFIDKWMFYVA
- a CDS encoding SCO family protein, producing the protein MWRKLGAAALFSVLLQGCSKPTLEVDALVYEPAKVVKPFKLKNQHGNDVGVDDLKSQWDLLFLGYTSCPDVCPMTLAKLRQVEKKLAIEDINVWFISVDPNRDTAQKRLQYINYFNPNYQAVSGPHKALYPFVQNLGLIYAVTEEQTGDYLVDHSASVALVDPHGKIRAIFKPEFKAGSVPTINTDTMIKDLKSILSYYGG
- a CDS encoding STAS domain-containing protein, producing the protein MFRLPNELTISQVENLQAELLKQLQQGSDLCLDMSDVTRADTACIQLLCALQKALQLGDHSITWEGSSEALINACQSLGVANYLALNGN
- a CDS encoding chemotaxis protein CheW; the protein is MKVEGINEHIILQNNQGHIQQYLTFMMADEEYGMDILSVQEIRGWEEITAIPNAPDYIKGVINLRGTIVPIIDLRLRFGIEPQPYGPLTVVIVVKEQVREKTKVMGLVVDAVSDVYAINQQDAKGIPEFNDSSDNELVERLVNVGETMVILLDLPKILDC